The segment TGTGTTACCCGAGTCGTGCAAGTCAGTAACGATACAACTATTGTTGTGTCGACTGATTTGTAGGGCTCGTTTTTTATGATCCTACTTTTGCACGAACAGGAAGTCCTCTCCGGTGATCGGAAAGGACTTTAAAAATGTTCAAGTGGCAACCATATATTTGCAGATATCCCTGAAACTCCTTGATTTTGAAGGTTTTACATCAATTCGTTTCAAATTCTAAGGAGAAATCAACATGAAGAACTACAGGGTATCTGTTTTCAATACGATCACAAGAAGGTACGAGATGGTCGAGGTTACTGAGGAAGTATACAAGGAATACATGCATGACGAATGGAATACGAAGAAGGCGACAGCCAGATTCTATAAGCATCACGTTACTGCAGCATATATGGCTCAGGATACCGAAGAGTTCTTTGAGCAACTCGACAGTTACGTTAAGAGCTGTGAGAAAAGATTTGAAGAGGCCTCTGACCATAATGATCTGGCTGAAACGATCGGCGAAGCAATGAAGAACTTGAGTACCAGAGACAGAAATCTCATACACGCAATCTTCTATGAAGGGTATTCAGAGAAGGAATATGCCGAGAAAATGGGCGTTTCACAGTCTGCCGTACACCAGAAAAAGAAGAAAATCTTACGACATCTGAAAAAAGAAATGGAGAAATTTTTGTAAAATGCTTATTTTTTACCCCCTGAAAGTTCCCAAAGATTATGAGAGGACTTTTTCTCATCCCTCTCATGGGAATTGACAACTGAATAGCAGCTTTTCTCTTACGTTCCTGTCGTAGAGAGCCACATGTGGAACTGCAGATCCATTCAGGTGAAGCCACA is part of the Ruminococcaceae bacterium KH2T8 genome and harbors:
- a CDS encoding RNA polymerase sigma factor, sigma-70 family produces the protein MKNYRVSVFNTITRRYEMVEVTEEVYKEYMHDEWNTKKATARFYKHHVTAAYMAQDTEEFFEQLDSYVKSCEKRFEEASDHNDLAETIGEAMKNLSTRDRNLIHAIFYEGYSEKEYAEKMGVSQSAVHQKKKKILRHLKKEMEKFL